Proteins from a genomic interval of Phenylobacterium sp. LH3H17:
- a CDS encoding DsbA family protein, translating to MFRTAVALAALLSLTACQKAEDAAFGQKVRAYLLAHPEVIEEAVQKLQEKKQVEAANIAKVGLVKHRDALERDPRDFVANPNGKITVVEFFDYRCGYCKVSAPEILKLIEENPDVRFVFKEFPILTRESAMAAQVILSPKAKPKTLELHRAFMAEKALSEESIYRHLRAAGVDPEAAKAEGRGAAVMKHLADTRALAGNLGIDGTPAFIVGDRMISGADMAGLRAAIAEAKTANLKTINQAKVDGATG from the coding sequence ATGTTCCGCACCGCCGTGGCGCTCGCCGCCCTCCTGTCGCTCACCGCCTGCCAGAAGGCCGAGGACGCGGCCTTCGGCCAGAAGGTCCGCGCCTATCTGCTGGCCCATCCCGAGGTGATCGAGGAAGCCGTGCAGAAGCTGCAGGAGAAGAAGCAGGTCGAGGCGGCCAACATCGCCAAGGTGGGCCTAGTCAAGCACCGCGACGCCCTGGAGCGTGACCCGCGCGACTTCGTGGCAAATCCGAACGGCAAGATCACGGTGGTGGAGTTCTTCGACTACCGCTGCGGCTACTGCAAGGTCAGCGCTCCGGAGATCCTGAAGCTGATCGAGGAGAACCCCGACGTCCGCTTCGTCTTTAAGGAATTCCCGATCCTGACCCGCGAGTCGGCCATGGCGGCCCAGGTGATCCTCTCGCCCAAGGCCAAGCCCAAGACCCTGGAGCTCCACCGCGCCTTCATGGCCGAAAAGGCGCTCAGCGAGGAGAGCATCTACCGCCACCTGCGCGCCGCCGGCGTCGATCCGGAGGCGGCCAAGGCCGAGGGTCGCGGCGCGGCGGTGATGAAGCACCTGGCCGACACCCGCGCCCTGGCCGGAAATCTCGGCATCGACGGCACCCCGGCCTTTATCGTGGGTGATCGGATGATCTCCGGCGCGGACATGGCCGGCCTGCGCGCGGCGATCGCCGAGGCCAAGACCGCCAACCTGAAGACCATCAACCAAGCCAAGGTCGACGGCGCCACCGGCTAG
- a CDS encoding M48 family metalloprotease, which produces MVSPARSFSRIALAATVAFSIALPAAPARAQDEGIALIRDTEIEEILRKDSEPLFKAAGVDSKSIEILLIGSKELNAFAAPSTMAVFTGLILESDNPNQLQGVIAHEVGHLAAGHSARSGEMSSAGMKPFLLTMGLGVLAALAGAPDAAAGLVSSAGYFGTLGAMGYSREQESRTDQAGAAMLERAGISGKGLADFFDKFRYQEVFQEARRFAYFRSHPLSSSRIDSLRHRVEQNASYDKVDTPEAIEEHKVMKAKLDGFLNPTTAIVKYGEKDTSYAARYARSIAYYQMKQPDQSLKLIDALLIEHPKNPYLWELKGQVLFEFGRAKDAEAPQRKSVELKPDAPLLRVNLGQTLIALDEPTKIEEGAAELRKALTQEDDNAVAWRLLAQAYDKQGKEGLARLATGEYHFALGDAQQARVFAMRAREKLTKDTPEWRRATDIVLTSKPSKDDLKDLAREGSIIRSSTR; this is translated from the coding sequence ATGGTCTCCCCTGCCCGTTCTTTTTCCCGCATCGCTCTGGCGGCGACCGTCGCCTTCAGCATCGCGCTTCCTGCCGCGCCCGCCCGCGCCCAGGACGAAGGCATCGCGCTGATCCGCGACACCGAGATCGAGGAGATCCTGCGCAAGGACTCCGAACCTCTCTTCAAGGCGGCGGGGGTCGACTCGAAATCCATCGAGATCCTGCTGATCGGATCTAAGGAGCTGAACGCGTTCGCCGCGCCCAGCACCATGGCCGTCTTCACCGGCCTGATCCTTGAATCCGACAATCCCAACCAGCTCCAGGGCGTGATCGCCCACGAGGTCGGCCACCTGGCCGCCGGTCACTCGGCGCGCTCAGGCGAGATGAGCTCGGCCGGCATGAAGCCCTTCCTGCTGACCATGGGACTGGGCGTCCTGGCGGCCCTGGCCGGCGCCCCCGACGCGGCCGCCGGCCTGGTGAGCAGCGCGGGCTATTTCGGCACTCTGGGCGCGATGGGCTACAGCCGCGAGCAGGAGAGCCGCACCGATCAGGCCGGGGCCGCGATGCTCGAGCGGGCCGGGATTTCGGGCAAGGGCCTGGCCGACTTCTTCGACAAGTTCCGCTACCAGGAAGTGTTCCAGGAGGCGCGGCGGTTCGCCTATTTCCGATCCCACCCGCTTTCGTCGTCGCGGATCGACTCCCTTCGCCACCGCGTCGAACAGAACGCCAGCTACGACAAGGTCGACACGCCCGAGGCGATCGAAGAGCACAAGGTCATGAAGGCCAAGCTGGACGGGTTCCTCAACCCGACCACGGCCATCGTGAAGTACGGCGAGAAAGACACGAGCTACGCCGCGCGGTATGCCCGCTCGATCGCCTACTACCAGATGAAGCAGCCCGATCAGTCGTTGAAGCTGATCGACGCCCTGCTGATCGAGCACCCCAAGAACCCCTATCTCTGGGAACTCAAGGGTCAGGTGCTGTTCGAGTTCGGGCGCGCCAAGGACGCCGAGGCGCCGCAGCGCAAGTCGGTCGAACTGAAGCCAGACGCGCCGCTGCTGCGGGTCAATCTGGGCCAGACATTGATCGCCCTGGACGAGCCGACCAAGATCGAGGAAGGCGCGGCCGAGCTGCGCAAGGCGCTCACCCAGGAAGACGACAACGCCGTGGCCTGGCGGCTGCTGGCCCAGGCCTATGACAAGCAGGGCAAGGAGGGCCTGGCCCGCCTGGCGACCGGTGAGTACCACTTCGCGCTCGGCGACGCCCAGCAGGCGCGCGTCTTCGCCATGCGCGCCCGCGAGAAGCTGACCAAGGACACGCCCGAGTGGCGGCGCGCCACCGACATCGTACTCACTTCCAAGCCCAGCAAGGACGACCTGAAGGACCTTGCCCGGGAAGGCTCGATCATCCGCAGTTCCACGCGCTAG